From Daphnia pulicaria isolate SC F1-1A chromosome 4, SC_F0-13Bv2, whole genome shotgun sequence, one genomic window encodes:
- the LOC124337015 gene encoding succinate-semialdehyde dehydrogenase, mitochondrial-like — MLSYIKCTGTQFTGRRFFSLLRDKNFIGGKWVAASSGKTFEVTNPVNDKVIGTAQDSTVVDAENAIEIASNSFRNWAELPAKEKGIKLKSLLKLVNTHSDDLAKIITAECGKPLAEAKGEVMYSAGYLEWYAEEAKRIYGEVLAAPNNTREMVVLKEPIGVVGFITPWNFPLAMLVRKTAAALAAGCVCVARPAEDTPFSALALAALVEKAGFPAGTFNVVTSSRSQAGPIGQVFCSSPKVAGISFTGSTAVGKILYQQSSGTVKRLGLELGGNASYIIFPTADLSRAVQGVMASKFRNAGQACVATNRVLVHESVFDKFSEMLATAVKNQLVSGDGFDPAVNQGPLINEQQFQKVDGIVRDAVSKGARLVSGGGIHPTLKGRFYQPTVLANITENMKIYSEEIFGPVCPLYKFYSEDEAVTIANSTRRGLANYFYSNDYAQVWRVAKRLESGMVGVNEGLISAAEAPFGGVKESGFGREGSRHGVDDYVHTKYVCFGGLNN; from the exons ATGTTGAGTTATATCAAA TGCACAGGAACCCAGTTTACCGGCCGCAGATTTTTTAGCCTTTTGAGAGATAAAAACTTTATTGGAGGAAAATGGGTTGCAGCATCTTCTGGCAAAACGTTTGAAGTAACAAATCCTGTCAATGACAAAGTCATTGGAACAGCTCAGGACTCAACTGTTGTGGATGCAGAAAATGCAATTGAAATTGCCAGTAACAGTTTTAGGAATTGGGCAGAATTGCCAGCAAAGGAGAAAGGAATAAAGCTCAAAAGCTTGCTGAAGCTTGTCAATACTCACAGTGATGATCTTGCAAAAATTATCACGGCTGAATGTGGCAAGCCCTTGGCAGAGGCCAAAGGAGAAGTCATGTATTCTGCAG GCTATCTAGAATGGTATGCTGAAGAAGCCAAAAGAATTTACGGTGAAGTTTTG GCTGCACCAAACAATACGAGAGAGATGGTAGTCTTGAAAGAACCGATTGGTGTGGTTGGCTTCATCACTCCATGGAACTTCCCTTTGGCCATGCTCGTTCGTAAAACTGCAGCTGCTCTTGCTGCCGGTTGCGTTTGCGTAGCCAGACCCGCCGAAGACACGCCATTTTCTGCACTAGCTCTAGCTGCCTTGGTAGAAAAAGCTGGTTTCCCAGCCGGAACTTTCAATGTCGTGACATCGTCACGATCCCAAGCCGGACCCATCGGTCAAGTATTCTGTTCCAGCCCTAAAGTGGCTGGCATTTCGTTCACAG GATCGACTGCCGTTGGTAAAATACTTTACCAACAATCTTCCGGCACCGTCAAACGACTTGGATTGGAACTCGGTGGCAACGCGTCCTACATCATATTCCCAACTGCCGATCTATCGAGAGCTGTTCAAGGTGTCATGGCTTCCAAATTCCGAAACGCTGGCCAAGCTTGCGTGGCCACCAACCGTGTACTTGTCCACGAATCGGTTTTTGACAAGTTCTCCGAGATGCTGGCCACAGCTGTCAAGAATCAATTGGTCTCTGGCGACGGGTTCGACCCCGCCGTCAATCAAGGGCCACTCATTAACGAGCAGCAGTTCCAGAAAGTCGACGGGATCGTCAGAGACGCCGTGAGCAAAGGAGCTCGTCTCGTCTCTGGCGGCGGGATTCATCCGACTCTGAAGGGTCGCTTCTATCAACCGACGGTGCTCGCCAACATCACCGAGAACATGAAAATCTACAGCGAAGAAATCTTCGGACCCGTTTGCCCCCTCTACaa ATTCTACTCCGAGGACGAGGCTGTGACCATCGCCAACAGCACGAGACGGGGGCTGGCCAACTATTTCTACAGCAACGATTACGCCCAAGTGTGGCGAGTGGCCAAACGTCTCGAGTCGGGAATGGTGGGCGTCAACGAAGGCCTCATCTCTGCAGCTGAAGCGCCGTTCGGCGGCGTCAAAGAATCCGGTTTCGGTCGTGAAGGCTCCCGTCACGGAGTGGACGATTACGTCCACACCAAATACGTCTGCTTTGGCGGATTAAACAattga